In one Drosophila pseudoobscura strain MV-25-SWS-2005 chromosome X, UCI_Dpse_MV25, whole genome shotgun sequence genomic region, the following are encoded:
- the LOC4812454 gene encoding dyslexia-associated protein KIAA0319 produces MEKRVWQLCWLLLAMASAYADVMAGVTTQNALLATGGSAAAAAAAAETPPGSSSSSSSTTGVCPRMLRHVFENATPRDEQQAGVFEEYKPGGEVASEEPLEEEAYLWNCLQACCDKSRNQTSACNVVLVFHGKCFHIRCSSNEGCLPKQRVRSNEKVQMVLVNPVGESATWSQLLKASKQNAEILPYDELAAQGAAALNFWKQPRRLGYLPRNQDSPTYDDEDFPLADKRMKQLHDQLDENDVLASEDLNYFGGVELPQNGKFMTCDQETPCPPQEQCVPLHPNAATGLCTCPRGFDWNKQRKCVMRAIPYSAYLTSNEAVQQQQQQQEDAVAAAASENSPEMSTAPAAKTEPSKDIVVSVMSKEVRLPEQEVTLAAFTVPDEQTSDTKYKYLWTLISQPKGPMNGTISDQSKSKVKLSNLSEGLYTFKVTVTGDNGTFGEAAANVTVLPENRINQPPQVIISPGKQIIRQPSTNAILDGSTSTDDDKITNWHWEVISGPIGYQPSLPEVNTLQLDLTSPGNYTFKLTVTDSNNVTNSTTATIAVLKETDYAPVANAGDAVILYLPNNNVTLNGTASSDDHEIVAWEWTKDASDEAKAVDMQNTRTPYAQLSNLEEGMYTFVLKVTDGSGQSSTAKVHVFVKPPTNSPPIAEAGANATTSLPINWVLLNGSESKDDIGIKTYQWRQLNGPNNAVILQSNTSMANATSLTLGLYEFQLSVSDENNNTATDSTWVKIVQERNAPPVANAGGDHSITMPVTAIYLNGSKSWDDLAVVKYLWTREDNSLAAGMIVADTDKQPVMILTNLVHGRYVFKLTVSDDQGLTSTDTVSVNVHPDPMLMYLVQMTLPMGISVISQSELDSIVQKLQLLLGDDNKIQIRELKYDLHTEAAVLVFYVTGVQSTPLNALHVELLLRAKLQRDASILGALFVDIRTTVCQNNCSGHGSCNPATRACICEAFWMPSAGYFFSNQEANCDWSILYVFVGVIVGCLLLSGVFWGIACACRQSKKPRLRQKVQKYALIGNQDEEAANYSRTTSLTESETDSDVLFETRTKPSHNGIGGKHGHKSAHGHGSSGGGSGGSSGREGHSKYAVTKLGRKIKA; encoded by the exons ATGGAGAAACGCGTGTGGCAgctctgctggctgctgctggcgatggcGTCAGCATATGCCGACGTCATGGCTGGTGTAACGACGCAAAATGCTCTGCTGGCGACGGGGGGCTctgcggccgctgccgccgccgccgcggaGACTccaccaggcagcagcagcagcagcagcagcaccactgGTGTTTGCCCTCGCATGTTGCGCCACGTCTTTGAGAATGCCACGCCGCGCGACGAGCAGCAGGCTGGGGTCTTCGAGGAGTACAAGCCCGGCGGCGAGGTCGCCTCCGAGGAGCccctggaggaggaggcctaCCTCTGGAACTGCCTGCAGGCGTGCTGCGACAAGTCACGCAACCAGACGAGCGCCTGCAACGTGGTGCTCGTGTTCCACGGCAAGTGCTTCCACatccgctgcagcagcaacgagGGATGCCTGCCCAAGCAGCGGGTGCGCAGCAACGAGAAGGTGCAGATGGTGCTGGTCAATCCCGTGGGGGAGTCGGCCACGTGGTCGCAGCTGCTGAAGGCCTCCAAGCAGAACGCCGAGATCCTGCCCTACGACGAGCTGGCGGCCCAAGGGGCGGCAGCCCTCAACTTCTGGAAGCAGCCCCGTCGCCTGGGCTACCTGCCACGCAACCAG GACTCGCCCACCTACGACGATGAGGACTTCCCCTTGGCGGACAAGCGCATGAAGCAGCTGCACGATCAACTGGACGAGAACGATGTGCTGGCCAGCGAGGATCTCAATTACTTTGGCGGCGTGGAGCTGCCGCAGAATGGCAAGTTCATGACCTGTGACCAGGAGACGCCCTGCCCGCCGCAAGAGCAGTGCGTGCCCCTCCATCCGAATGCCGCCACGGGACTGTGCACCTGCCCCCGCGGCTTCGATTGGAACAAGCAGCGGAAATGCGTGATGCGTGCCATTCCCTACAGCGCCTATCTCACCAGCAACGAGGctgtgcagcagcaacagcagcagcaggaggatgcggtggccgccgccgccagcgaGAACTCCCCCGAGATGTCGACTGCGCCAGCAGCCAAAACGGAGCCCAGCAAGGACATTGTGGTCTCGGTGATGTCCAAGGAGGTGCGCCTGCCCGAGCAGGAGGTAACGCTGGCCGCCTTCACCGTCCCGGACGAGCAAACGAGCGACACCAAGTACAAGTATCTGTGGACGCTGATATCGCAGCCCAAGGGGCCGATGAACGGCACCATTTCGGACCAGAGCAAGTCCAAGGTGAAGCTCTCGAATCTCTCCGAGGGCCTGTACACCTTCAAGGTCACCGTCACGGGGGACAATGGCACCTTTGGCGAGGCGGCGGCCAATGTGACGGTGCTGCCCGAGAACCGCATCAACCAGCCGCCGCAGGTGATCATCTCGCCGGGGAAGCAGATCATCCGGCAGCCCTCGACCAACGCCATCCTCGATGGCAGCACCAGCACGGACGATGACAAGATTACTAACTGGCACTGGGAGGTCATTTCGGGACCCATTGGCTACCAGCCCTCGCTGCCGGAGGTGAACACGCTGCAGCTGGATCTCACGTCGCCGGGCAACTACACCTTCAAGCTGACGGTCACGGACTCCAACAACGTGACCAACTCGACGACGGCCACAATCGCAGTTCTCAAGGAAACGGACTATGCCCCGGTGGCCAATGCCGGGGACGCCGTCATCCTGTACCTCCCGAACAACAACGTGACCCTCAACGGCACTGCCAGCTCGGACGATCACGAGATTGTGGCCTGGGAATGGACCAAGGACGCCAGCGACGAGGCCAAGGCCGTGGACATGCAGAACACGAGGACCCCCTACGCCCAGCTCTCGAACCTGGAGGAGGGCATGTACACCTTCGTGCTGAAGGTCACCGACGGCAGCGGCCAGTCGAGCACGGCCAAGGTGCACGTGTTTGTGAAGCCGCCAACGAATTCCCCGCCGATTGCGGAGGCGGGTGCCAACGCG ACCACGAGTCTGCCCATCAACTGGGTGCTGCTGAATGGCTCGGAGTCCAAGGACGACATCGGCATCAAAACCTATCAATGGAGGCAGCTCAACGGACCCAATAATGCAGTGATTCTGCAGTCCAACACATCG ATGGCAAACGCCACCAGCCTCACGTTGGGCCTCTACGAGTTCCAGCTGAGTGTCTCCGATgagaacaacaacacagcCACGGACTCCACTTGGGTGAAGATTGTGCAGG AGCGCAATGCTCCGCCCGTGGCCAATGCTGGCGGCGACCACAGCATCACAATGCCTGTCACAGCCATCTACTTGAACGGTTCGAAGTCCTGGGACGACTTGGCCGTCGTCAAGTATCTGTGGACGCGGGAGGACAACAGTCTGGCAGCGGGCATGATTGTGGCAGACACCGACAAGCAGCCCGTGATGATT CTGACGAACCTCGTGCACGGCCGCTATGTCTTCAAGCTGACGGTGAGCGACGATCAGGGGCTGACGAGCACGGATACCGTCAGCGTGAATGTCCACCCCGATCCGATGCTGATGTACCTCGTGCAAATGACCCTCCCCATGGGCATATCCGTCATCTCCCAGTCCGAGCTGGATTCCATCGTGCaaaagctgcagctgctgctgggcgacGACaacaagatacagatacgagaGCTCAAGTACGATCTGCACACGGAGGCGGCTGTCCTTGTGTTCTACGTGACGGGCGTGCAGTCGACGCCCCTGAATGCGCTGCATGTGGAGCTGCTCCTGCGGGCCAAGCTCCAGAGGGACGCCTCCATTCTGGGTGCCCTGTTCGTGGACATACGCACCACCGTCTGCCAGAACAACTGCTCCGGCCACGGCAGCTGCAACCCGGCGACACGCGCCTGCATCTGCGAGGCCTTTTGGATGCCGTCAGCGGGCTACTTCTTCAGCAATCAGGAGGCCAATTGTG ATTGGTCCATATTGTATGTGTTTGTGGGCGTGATTGtgggctgcctgctgctgtcggGGGTCTTCTGGGGCATCGCCTGCGCCTGCCGACAGTCGAAGAAGCCGCGCTTGCGGCAGAAAGTGCAGAAATATGCCCTGATAGGCAATCAGGATGAGGAGGCGGCCAATT ATTCCCGCACTACTTCACTCACGGAATCAGAGACAGACTCCGATGTCCTCTTCGAGACGCGCACAAAGCCCTCGCACAACGGGATTGGTGGCAAGCACGGCCACAAGTCCGCCCATGGCCATGGCAGCAGTggtggcggcagtggcggctcCTCGGGACGCGAGGGCCACAGCAAGTATGCCGTCACCAAATTGGGACGCAAAATCAAGGCCTAA